TAAAAAGGTAAGAACATGGCAACTGTGTAGTTTCGGTCTTGATTATGGAGCGTAAAATCTGGCCGGCACGATTCAGGAATCTCAACCGGAACCTCAACCGCGTATATTTCTGCCATTAGCTGCGCCGAATCAATTTCAACATTGGTTGTTGGCTCCAGTTCCAAAAAGTCATCCAGTTTTTTAGGTATCAAAATTGTTTCGCCATAAACCAGGTTTCGCCTATCCAGTACAGGGTTATACTTTATAAGCTCAGGAATTTCAATACTGTATTGTTTGGACAGGCCATAAAGTGTTTCGCCTTTTTGTACCAGATGTTGATCGAATGCGGCAGAATTTACCGGCTTTACATGAGGCTCGTTAACTGCGGGAACGGGTATTTTTATTACAGCACCTGCCGGAAAACCGGTTTTTAAAATCGGGTTAATAGCTTTCAGTTCTTCTTCTGATACATTATATTTACGTGTGGTTCCCCACATGGTCTCCCCCGATTCAATAATGTGTTCAATATAATTTTTAGTACTGCTTTTATGGATTGGCTGTGGCCCACCACCTTCATCTTCCGGTGCAATTGGCTTAATTTTCAATGTCATTCCTGCTTTTAACTCCTGGGCTTTAGGGTTTAGTGCAAGTAACTCATCGGTTGTGGTATTGTATTTTTTTGCAAGCGAGAACAGCGTTTCGCCTGAAACTACCTGATGTGTTGTAAAATTTTTATTTTCCAGTTGATTTTCAATGTTTGATTCGAATGCATTTTCTGATGCTACAGTTGTGTTCCAGTATGGGATATTTAATTTGGTTCTCTTTTTAAACTTTCTAACTGTAGGATTGTATGCATAGAGTTCTTCCACCGTTATGCCGTACTTTTTTGCAATAAAATATGCAGTTTCTTTTTTTGATTCTATCTTATAGGTTGTAAAGCCATCAGGGTCTCCTTTTTGTATCGTATCAGAAGCATCAATCTGCGTTATTTGTGCATACGGTATTTTCAGTACCTCAGCAATAGATAAACCTGATTTTATTGATGGATTATGTTGTTCGAGTATTGATTGCGAGATACCATATTTTTTGCTTATCGAATAAATAGTTTCTCCGGTTCGCACATGATGCATTAGGTACTTTTCCCCCTGGATAACTACAATCTCATTTTCAACAAAATTTTGCCCATTCACTTGTTCATTAAAAACCATTAGAAAAAATGCACAACAAAGTAGCAAAAGACTTCTCATTAGATCAAGAATTTTAAAATTCGCTCAAATTTAGCAAATCTATTACAACACCTAAATCCTAACGAACACTTTCAGTATTAATTTTACAGTTTTCTCAAACACTAGCTGATGTTTTGTGTTCTCTTGTTAACAAGCGCTTTAAATTCATGCGCAATTCAAGCAATTTTGGTACGATATTCTTACTTTTGTCTTTTCAATAATAAATAAATTTTTCATGCAGGAAAAAATATTAATCCTAGATTTTGGTTCTCAGTACACTCAACTAATTGGCCGTAAGGTTCGTGAGTTAAATGTATATTGCGAAATTCACCCCTATAATCATTACCCGGAAATTGATAACAGTGTAAAAGGTGTTATTCTTTCAGGAAGCCCGTACTCTGTTCGCGATGAAGATGCACCGCGTCCCGACCTGTCGAAAATAAAAGGTAAACTACCGGTATTGGGCGTTTGTTACGGTGCGCAGTATCTTGCACATTTTTTTGGAGGCGAGGTAGCACCATCAAACACTCGCGAGTATGGAAGAGCCAATCTTGGGTTTATCGACCATGACAGCATTCTGTTTCAGAATATAAGTTTGCACACCCAGGTGTGGATGTCGCACGGCGATACCATTGTTAAACTACCTAAAAACTATAAAGTTATTGCATCAACCGAAGATGTTAACTACGCAGCTTACAAGGTTGACAATGAAAAAACATGGGCTATTCAGTTTCACCCGGAAGTGTACCACACCACAGAGGGGAAACAACTGCTTGAAAACTTTGTAACAACCATTTGCGGATGCGAACAAAACTGGACTCCCGATTCATTTGTTGAAACAACTGTACAAGAACTTAAAGCACAGCTCGGCAATGATAAGGTTGTACTTGGACTGTCGGGTGGTGTTGACTCGTCGGTTGCCGGGGTATTGTTAAACAGGGCCATTGGTAAAAACCTCACCTGCATTTTTGTTGATAATGGTCTGCTTCGGAAAAATGAATTTGAAGATGTGCTCCATTCCTACGAAAATATGGGATTGAATGTAATTGGCGTTGATGCTCGAAAAAAGTTTTGGGATGACCTGGAAGGCATAACCGATCCGGAACAGAAACGTAAAATTATTGGAAGAAACTTTATCGAGGTTTTTGACGAAGAAGCGCACAAAATCAAAGATGTAAAATGGTTGGCGCAAGGAACCATTTACCCTGATGTTATCGAGTCAGTATCGGTTAATGGCCCGTCAGCAACAATTAAATCGCATCACAACGTTGGAGGTCTTCCCGAAAAAATGAACCTAAAAGTTGTTGAACCGCTAAAACTGCTTTTTAAAGATGAAGTTAGAAGAGTAGGCGGTGCGCTAAATATAAAAAAAGAACTTTTAGGCCGTCACCCATTCCCGGGGCCCGGTCTGGGAATCCGAATTTTAGGGGATGTAACGCCTGAAAAAGTGAGAATTCTGCAAGAAGCTGACGCCATATTTATAAACGGACTAAAAAACTGGGGACTTTACGACGATGTTTGGCAAGCAGGTGTAATGCTGCTTCCGGTGCAATCTGTTGGCGTAATGGGCGACGAACGCACTTACGAAAATACCGTTGCATTGCGTGCAGTAACTTCTACCGACGGGATGACGGCTGACTGGGTTCACCTTCCCTATGATTTTCTGGCTAAAATGTCGAATGAAATTATAAATAAAGTACGTGGCATAAACAGGGTTGTGTACGACATCAGCTCTAAACCGCCTGCAACAATCGAGTGGGAATAGTTGTTGCAAATTGTAACGATTGTAATTTTGGCAGACTTATTGCTAAAATTCATCGTTGTAAAAGAAAGAAAAAAGTTATGACCATTACAAAATTTAAACATCTTAAGAATATTGGAATAAATATATTGTTGGCATTTTTGTTGGTTTTTCCCTTTGCCACCATGGCTCAAAAAGAAGTGCAGGAAAACCAGGTAAAATTTGCACGTCTACTTCGTTTGGTAGATGGTTATTATGTGGATTCAGCTGATGTAAATGACCTCACTGAGAAAGCCATTGTGCATTTATTGCAAGAATTAGATCCACACTCAACATACATATCAAAAGAGGAAGTTGATAAAATGAATGAGCCATTAAAGGGTAATTTCGAGGGTATCGGTATCTCATTTAATATTTATAAAGATACTTTACTTGTTACCACAACAATCTCTGGTGGACCATCAGAAAAAGTGGGGTTACGGGCCGGAGACCGAATCATAGAAGTAGATGAAAAAAATATTGCAGGGATTGGTCTTAAAAACTCAGATGTTTTTGAATTACTTCGCGGAGATAAGGGAACTAAAGTCGACCTTAAGATAGCACGAAGGGGAAGCGAAACTCCCTTAGACTTTTCCATTATCAGAGATAAAATTCCAATTTTTAGCCTTGATGCATCATACATGCTTGATGAAACAACAGGTTACATAAAATTGAATAAGTTCTCGGCAACTACAACGGAAGAGTTCTTAACTGCAATGAACGATCTAAAAAGGCAGGGAATAAAAAACCTTGTTCTCGATTTACGCGGTAATGGTGGTGGTTACCTTAAATCGGCAATTGAACTTTCCGATCAGTTCCTGCAAAATGAACAGCTGATCGTCTACACCGATGGAACCAACGACCCTAAACGCGAATATAAAGCTACAGCAAAAGGCTCTTTCGAAAGTGGAAATTTAGTTGTATTGGTTAACGAAGGTTCAGCCTCAGCCAGCGAAATTGTATCTGGAGCTGTTCAGGATTGGGACCGGGGAGTTATAATTGGCAGACGTTCGTTT
Above is a genomic segment from uncultured Draconibacterium sp. containing:
- a CDS encoding LysM peptidoglycan-binding domain-containing protein; its protein translation is MRSLLLLCCAFFLMVFNEQVNGQNFVENEIVVIQGEKYLMHHVRTGETIYSISKKYGISQSILEQHNPSIKSGLSIAEVLKIPYAQITQIDASDTIQKGDPDGFTTYKIESKKETAYFIAKKYGITVEELYAYNPTVRKFKKRTKLNIPYWNTTVASENAFESNIENQLENKNFTTHQVVSGETLFSLAKKYNTTTDELLALNPKAQELKAGMTLKIKPIAPEDEGGGPQPIHKSSTKNYIEHIIESGETMWGTTRKYNVSEEELKAINPILKTGFPAGAVIKIPVPAVNEPHVKPVNSAAFDQHLVQKGETLYGLSKQYSIEIPELIKYNPVLDRRNLVYGETILIPKKLDDFLELEPTTNVEIDSAQLMAEIYAVEVPVEIPESCRPDFTLHNQDRNYTVAMFLPFYYEANDTLNREDLVIDTTALFTNEEAEIALDTTIELEERKELFKQFYGGSENFVQFYEGALLAIDSLQNAGFTLTLNVYDTQRNADSIRQYFQSEEFLLTDLIIGPIFPSVQNEIAAYAAKNRIPFVSPLASQSLLTKANANYFQVNPSRDYLMRQTAEMVAEEHHNSNFIIVKTSDYSGTPEGNLVELLKEKFFNSGLLSSTEGVNFTIYDFNNEGTFGLRRIMSKQKENVVFIPSSNEGELSVAISNVNNLADDYSITLIGTSRFPNYSSIQIEHFHNLKLKYIAPYYTDYSNKNTIGFIKKYKQFFGTEPDNFGFQGFDVTMYFVSALISYGADFADCLPYMHTYQMQGNYHFEKLTQFGGYMNEGVSVISYTNDYEVLRKRVKGQPRLIAASVN
- the guaA gene encoding glutamine-hydrolyzing GMP synthase — translated: MQEKILILDFGSQYTQLIGRKVRELNVYCEIHPYNHYPEIDNSVKGVILSGSPYSVRDEDAPRPDLSKIKGKLPVLGVCYGAQYLAHFFGGEVAPSNTREYGRANLGFIDHDSILFQNISLHTQVWMSHGDTIVKLPKNYKVIASTEDVNYAAYKVDNEKTWAIQFHPEVYHTTEGKQLLENFVTTICGCEQNWTPDSFVETTVQELKAQLGNDKVVLGLSGGVDSSVAGVLLNRAIGKNLTCIFVDNGLLRKNEFEDVLHSYENMGLNVIGVDARKKFWDDLEGITDPEQKRKIIGRNFIEVFDEEAHKIKDVKWLAQGTIYPDVIESVSVNGPSATIKSHHNVGGLPEKMNLKVVEPLKLLFKDEVRRVGGALNIKKELLGRHPFPGPGLGIRILGDVTPEKVRILQEADAIFINGLKNWGLYDDVWQAGVMLLPVQSVGVMGDERTYENTVALRAVTSTDGMTADWVHLPYDFLAKMSNEIINKVRGINRVVYDISSKPPATIEWE
- a CDS encoding S41 family peptidase — its product is MTITKFKHLKNIGINILLAFLLVFPFATMAQKEVQENQVKFARLLRLVDGYYVDSADVNDLTEKAIVHLLQELDPHSTYISKEEVDKMNEPLKGNFEGIGISFNIYKDTLLVTTTISGGPSEKVGLRAGDRIIEVDEKNIAGIGLKNSDVFELLRGDKGTKVDLKIARRGSETPLDFSIIRDKIPIFSLDASYMLDETTGYIKLNKFSATTTEEFLTAMNDLKRQGIKNLVLDLRGNGGGYLKSAIELSDQFLQNEQLIVYTDGTNDPKREYKATAKGSFESGNLVVLVNEGSASASEIVSGAVQDWDRGVIIGRRSFGKGLVQKPFFLNDGSMVRLTTAHYYTPSGRCIQKPYDEGISEYRKDYSNRLSNGEMFSADSIDFDDSLKHKTLVNGRAVYGGGGVMPDIFIPIDTSSHYAYVNKLRRKQVTYNFVLDYVDEHREELHKKYPDFESFNHKFEISDSNIEQVVAKGIEEGIERDDESLAFLQNDIKRELKALIARDVFSRNDMYKILYQEDDAILKALEVIENQDKYTNLLVTTD